The sequence TCTGGTCCTGGCTTGGGCCCATCACTCCAGCTCTCCTGCACACCCAGCTCCTGGATCAGCTGGGTTAGTTCTTGCAGCTGCGCTCCAGAGCAGAAGTCGATGTCTGTGAGCGgccgggctggggctgggggcggtGGGCCCCACCAGGGAGCGTTCCCCCAGACTGCAGAAGCCATATGGTTCTATCGTTTGTGGGCTAGGAAATACACGTACAGGGGGAAGCCCAGAAGCGTTGTTCCTTCTGCTCGCCcctctgttcttttctcttcctgagaTCGAGAGGGTGCCCAAGACACAATCTGTCAATGGGTCTGCAGATGAAGGGGTCTAAATTTAGTcttgaaagcaaacaaacaaatacctCCTCCGTCCTTGCCCTTTTCTCATATGCTAGTCCCCACCCCCATGGACCGATTCACCTGACTTAGCAGGTTAAAAGTGAGTTTGGCCCCTCCTACGGAATGCAGTAGTCTCCTTTGCCACTCCCTGTCTACCTCCCCTTACCTCTTTTTCGGAAGAGGCTAGTGGTTTGCGGCTTCCCTCTTAGGGGTAGTTGCAAGGTCTGAGAAGAAAATGGATAGGAAGATTCAACaggtaacttcttcctgctgctcATAAGGCTACGCCCCTACGTTACAACCACGCCCCTTTCTGGAGGTGGTTCCGGACCTGCCCGGCCTCCAGTCAGAGTTCAATCTCTCCTTTGGCTCTGCAGAGATCTCCTGGCTATCTTGGGAGTTGTAGTTTGGTCTTCCAAACTACCAGGGCATTAGGGCCACGCCCCCAGATCCTTTCCTGTTCCGTTGAAATAGTGCCTGATGGAAGTTGTAGTTTCTATGGAAATGTGTCTTTCCAAGGCCAGGTCAATCGCAAATATTCCTTGGGCTTAGAACAGAGATGTGATAGGATGGATCCAAACAGCAAATGATAATGAGGCACATAGCCTAGGGCCTGAGGGAGTAGAGGTGCCCTGGTAACTTAAATCTACAAGAGTCCTTGCATTCAATTACTTGCTAGCCTAGGAAGGTGCCacatgacttgtccaaggtcagtgCCAAGCAAGAGAGGTGTTGGAAAGGGGTTTCCTGACTGGGATGGATCTCTTTGGAATCAGTGGTGATAATGTTAGACAAGAACacgtaggttaaaaaaaaaaagaacacataggTAGTGATGACCCAGGGATGGACATCCAAAGGGACATATTAGTGATGGCCACCTCAGACACATGAATGGTATCAGGGCAAACACTTTGAAATCTCGCAGCTCAGGTGTATGTACAGAAAAGTTACCAGGGCTGAAAATCAAGTCCAGGGGAAACTCACAGGTGTGCTGGGGCAGGACAATGAGAAATTATCAGGGGAAGAAAATTGCTTTCAGCGACCTATGCTATCATGGACACAGCTTAAGTCCAGGATGAAACTAGGAGCCAGAATAATAGGGCAGAAAGATAGGAAACCAGAGACAAGCTCACGGATTAGACCAGTGCATGCTGGAccaggaattctttttttttttggaccaggAATTCTTATATTCCTTTTTCCCAGGGGTCTGTCTCCACAGTGAACCAGGGCCAAGTCCATGGGCAAGAAAATGGGCAAGTGGAGACACTTAGAACAAATCAGAGGCCTGTTCAgcaattcaacggacatgaatttgagcaaactctgggagatagtgaaggatagggaagcctggcatgatgcagtccatggggtcacaaagagtcagacatgactttaggACCCTCAGAATCCAGGGCCCAATATGGGGAGCCTAAAATTCAGGGGTTCCTAGTCACTGACAAAGAGAGGTCTTCCCCCTCTGTTACCTAGAGCCCCAAACGCAGCCCAGAACCGGGAAGGCAAATTTCCATACAACAGATTGTGACCCAAGAGACCAGATCAGGAAAACTGAAGCCTGGGCTCTTTTTTTCACAGTCTGGGGAAATCAAGCATTGGGCACCCATTCCTACATCTTAACCTCCTCCCTAGATGGTGGCTTCTGAACCACTCTAAAAAGAACTAAGTTCTCTGGGCCTCTTAAAGCTCCCTGAATGTGAAAgggacagttgctcagtcatgtctgactctttgcgaccctatggactatatagtccatggaattctccaggccagaatactggagtgggtagcctttcccttctccaggggatcttctcaactcagggatcaaacccaggtctcccatgttgcaggtggattctttcctacctgagccacaaggaaagcccatctTAAAGCTCCTATGCTGTGGATGGCTGACAGGAAAATGAAAGTTACCCTGAACTCTAAAGCATTGCTCTCCAATAGcattttctgtgatgatggaaatgttctaaatctgtgctgtccaatacagtagccagtAGCTCcatgtggctattgagcacttAGATCATGAGACTgaggaacagattttttttttttggctgtgccttgcagctttcaggatcttagtactcctgaccagggattgaagcccagCCACATCTGTGAAAccgctgaatcctaaccactggacctccagagaactccctgagaacactttttaactttacttaattttaactcatttacaTTCTAATAGGCATATttggctagtggctactgtaaTGGAGAATGCAGCTCTAGGGCCTTGGGGATAACAGCTTAAGGTAAGACAGTAACAGCAGGAAAGCTAGGAGCTTCATTCCTTAATCCCCCCtgaggggtggggttggggtggaTGGCCTCAAATAACCACAGAACACTTCTCTTGCCTTTTTATTCTTTATGCACATTGGTCCCCTCTTTTTCTAAGTTTCTCATCACACACTGATATCCCCACGCCTTGGCCATCTCTGGTGAGTTGTTGGATATCTCTCGGTGAAGGCGCCTGGGAGACAACGCTTCGCACTTGTCCCTGCCTGCTCCCAAATGTCGCTGGCGGGCGTCAAAGACCACGTGCCCTACCCGGGTGCCTGACCCTGGGCAGTGGGGCTTCCAGTTGGTTTTGGGAGGCATAAACATCTGGCAATAGTTCTGGGAGGCTGCAGGAGCTGTGTCCATGGGGCGGTACACCCAGTCTTGGCTGCCTGCTCGCCGGGAAGGTGGTTGCAGCTCTATCAGCACAGGCACCTCTGAGAAGGTTTGTTGGTCACTGTAGACCACCTGGGCCTTGGCGGGGGAGGAGGTCTGGCTAGGTGGGACAGAAGCCCCTGGAATATGCTGCCCGGCCTCATGCCTTCGAGGAATCTTCTCAGATATAAATGACTTTGGGGTCTGAAGTGGGCCCAAAACTTGGACACAGTCAGTTCCCAGAGGGTTCTTGTGGAGGACAGGATTGGGGACAAAGCCTGATCCCTTGATAAAGTCCTGAGTCTTCTGGGGGCCAGGATGTTGAGTAACTCCTGGGTACTTGTGGAGGTTAGGATTGTGGCAATGTTCTGAGCTCCTGTAAAGTCTAGCATCTTGGGGAACGTCGCATCTTTTGACTTCGGTGACTTGAGTAAGGCCCAGATTCTTATGGAGGTCAGAATCTTGAGTAAGATCTTGGCTCCTGTAAACTCCAGAATCTTGAGTAAGGCCTGGATTGTTGTAGTCTCCTGAGTCCTTATAGAGGCCAGGGGTTTGCACAAAGCCTGGGTTCTTATGGGGACCAGATTCTTGGGTAAGGCCTGAGTTCTTGTTGATTCCAGAGTCTTGGACAAAGCATGGACTCTTCTGTGGTTCAGAATCTTGGGTAAAGCCTAGACTCCTAGAGACTCCTGGATCTTGGGCATTACCTGAACTCTTGTAACATCCAGAATCTTGAGAAGGGTGTGGGATACTATGGAGGCCAGTTTTTTGGGAGAGCTCTTGACTTCTATAGAGTTCAGTCCCTTGGTTTTGTTCTAGATTTCTACAGACTCCAGAGTCATGCCTAAAGCCTGAGCTTCTCTGAATGTCAGAAGTTTGAAGAAATGGTGTGTTCTTGTGGATACCAGAAGGTTGGGTGAGATATGGGCTTCTAAAGAAACTTCCCTCTTGAGTAGAACTTAAACTCTTGGAGCAAGAATCTTGTGTAATGACTGAATCTTTGTGAAAGTCAGAGTCTTGGGAAAGCGTTGGATTCTTGCAGAGATAAGGGTCTTGGGTAAAGCCTGGGCTCTTGTGGAGGCCTGGGTTTTGAGCAAGGCCTGGGCTCTTGTGGAGGCCTGGATTTTGAACAAGGCCTGGGCTCTTGTGGAGGCCTGGATTTTGAACAAGACCTGGGTTCTTATGGAGGTCTGGGTCTTGGGTAAAGCCTGGGCTCTTGTGGAGGCCTGGGTCTTGGGTAAAGCCTGGGCTTTTGTGTGGGCCTGTGTCTTGGGTAAAGCCTGGACACCTGTGTAGGCCTGGATTTTGAGCAAGGCCTGGGCTCTTGTGGAAGCCTGGGTCTTGAGTAAAGCCTGGGTTCATGTGGAGCTTTGGATTCGGGGTAAGCTCTGGCTTTCTGGAAACTTGAGTGTCTTTTGAAGGGCCTGGGGTCCTCTGGAGACCATGGTCTTGGTTGAGGCCTAGATTCTCATGAAGTTCAGGGGGCTGGGGCTGGTTTGGGGTTTGAGAAGTAGTGGAGAACTGAGGAGGGATGGGACCCTGGGAAGAGAGGACAGACTGAGGAGACTTGGAGGCTGGGGGAAATTTGGGGTTCTGTACTAAGGTGGAGGGCTTCTGGTGGTTGCTGTGTTGATGAAGAACAAAGGATCTGGGAGAAATGAGAGGTAGAGAAAGAGTGCAGGGTGGAGGCACAGTACCCATTGAGTTCTGGGCACAGGTTGGAACATGGAAGCAAGGTTGATAAGGTGCAGCATCTTTGGAGTACACCAGGAATTTGGGGTAGACCGGAGTCTGGGAGTccgtgttttgcttctcagaactGTAAGGGTGGAAACTGCAGTAAGGGAAGGTCTTGGGCTGCACAGATTCATCCTTGGCATCATTTGAAAGCTTCCATTCCATGTTCCCCAACTCCAGGTAACCCAATATGGATCCTGTGAAGGGCTTGGCACTGTCCTCACTACATTGCTTCACTGTTTGCTCAGCTGTACCAGAGCTCACCAGGCCATGCCCCTCTTGGAGCCTGGAGAGTGTATCTAAGTCCTTCCTGGAATACCCAGAGTTCTGAGGGGCACATACATGGAATAAGTTCTGCTTTACCCTGCGGGCATCATAGACCACATGGCCAGTGGAGAGGCCTTGACTGAAGGCAGACAAAGTAGAGGGAAGAGAAGTTAGGACGGAGGAAGGGGGTGTGGAAGGGACTGGAGTGGTCGGCAGGGCCATGACCAGTGCAGGGACAGGGGTTGTGGCAGACATGGGGACAGGGGCTGGTGTAGGGGCTGGAGCAGAAGTAGCAGCAGGGGCAGAAGTTGGGGGAGGGACTGGAGCAGAAGTTGGGGGAGGGACTGGGGCAGAAGTTGGGGGAGGGACTGGAACAGAAGCTGGGGGAGGGACTGGGGCAGAAGCTGGGGGAGTGATCAGAGTTTGGGCATGGGTATAAGTTAGATGAGCATGGTTCAGAGTGTGGGTAAGGGTGTGGCCCTCGCACTGGGCTGGACCCTGTGAGGGGGCCTGGTCCAGGGTACAGGCTGAGGTGTGCTCTGGACCACAGACCTGGGCAGAGTTGTGCTCAGGGCCGAGGGCTGGGGAGTCGGTCTGGGCCTGAGGTGGGGCATGCTCAGGGGGGTAAATAGGGGTGTGGGTCTGGGTCTGGGCTGGGGTGTGCTCAGGGGGTTGGGCTGGGGAGAAGGTCTGGGCCTTGGCAGGAGCATGACCAGGGGACTGGACCGGGGAGTGGGTCTGGGCCTGGGCTGGGTTGTGGTCTGTGGTCTTAGTCTTGCTCTCTTGGGGCAGGCGCAGTGGAACCATGTCCACCTTGCTCATCCTACGGAACTTGGAAGATGTCTCTTGCTTAGAGTGGAAGGTGGCTTGGGCCTTTAAGGCTGTGATCTGAGGGTCCTCCCCAGCTCCCATGAGCCCCTCCTTCCACAGTCCCCATGGCACCTCCATGGGAGCCCCGGCATGTCCACACTGAGGCGGCATCCAGCAGCACTTAGAAGCCTTCTCATTGTTCGTGTCTGGTATCCAGGAGTCCAGGTGGTTAGGGTGCCCGAGCAGGAAGCTTGGGCGGCGGTGGAAGCGGGGTGGGACTCTTGAGCACAGGTTCTTGGGATCCACGGAGCAACGCATGCACATGGGATGGCTGCCTGCATAGCTGGATTGCTTGTCTGCAGGGAAAGGCGAAATGTGACAAAGCCTGGGTTCCTGAGGGGCTGAGGATGGGGACAGGGATAGAAGAAAAGGGACAGGTCCATATCCCCGGAGCCTACGCTGGGGCCCACTCACCTCTGGGGAAAAAATGACGGAAAAGAGTCCGCAAGGAGTTCTTCAGGTGTTTCCAGAGCTGAGGGAAGCAGAGGAGGGGAGAGTCCGGGAGCAGGGTGAGCCCTGAAGTCCAATCCTTGTCTGGCCACACCCCAACAGCCCTCCCACCTAAGCCCCTTTGAAACCCCAAGGCTCCCCCAACACTGCTGCCCAGATCCTGCCCTGACCAGAGTCACCACATTGATCCCCATGTTGAGCAAGATGAAGCTGCC comes from Muntiacus reevesi chromosome 18, mMunRee1.1, whole genome shotgun sequence and encodes:
- the SPEM3 gene encoding uncharacterized protein SPEM3 → MGERTYHGAQACSGTNPRKCQDLGDSILLILGSFILLNMGINVVTLLWKHLKNSLRTLFRHFFPRDKQSSYAGSHPMCMRCSVDPKNLCSRVPPRFHRRPSFLLGHPNHLDSWIPDTNNEKASKCCWMPPQCGHAGAPMEVPWGLWKEGLMGAGEDPQITALKAQATFHSKQETSSKFRRMSKVDMVPLRLPQESKTKTTDHNPAQAQTHSPVQSPGHAPAKAQTFSPAQPPEHTPAQTQTHTPIYPPEHAPPQAQTDSPALGPEHNSAQVCGPEHTSACTLDQAPSQGPAQCEGHTLTHTLNHAHLTYTHAQTLITPPASAPVPPPASVPVPPPTSAPVPPPTSAPVPPPTSAPAATSAPAPTPAPVPMSATTPVPALVMALPTTPVPSTPPSSVLTSLPSTLSAFSQGLSTGHVVYDARRVKQNLFHVCAPQNSGYSRKDLDTLSRLQEGHGLVSSGTAEQTVKQCSEDSAKPFTGSILGYLELGNMEWKLSNDAKDESVQPKTFPYCSFHPYSSEKQNTDSQTPVYPKFLVYSKDAAPYQPCFHVPTCAQNSMGTVPPPCTLSLPLISPRSFVLHQHSNHQKPSTLVQNPKFPPASKSPQSVLSSQGPIPPQFSTTSQTPNQPQPPELHENLGLNQDHGLQRTPGPSKDTQVSRKPELTPNPKLHMNPGFTQDPGLHKSPGLAQNPGLHKSPGFTQDPYLCKNPTLSQDSDFHKDSVITQDSCSKSLSSTQEGSFFRSPYLTQPSGIHKNTPFLQTSDIQRSSGFRHDSGVCRNLEQNQGTELYRSQELSQKTGLHSIPHPSQDSGCYKSSGNAQDPGVSRSLGFTQDSEPQKSPCFVQDSGINKNSGLTQESGPHKNPGFVQTPGLYKDSGDYNNPGLTQDSGVYRSQDLTQDSDLHKNLGLTQVTEVKRCDVPQDARLYRSSEHCHNPNLHKYPGVTQHPGPQKTQDFIKGSGFVPNPVLHKNPLGTDCVQVLGPLQTPKSFISEKIPRRHEAGQHIPGASVPPSQTSSPAKAQVVYSDQQTFSEVPVLIELQPPSRRAGSQDWVYRPMDTAPAASQNYCQMFMPPKTNWKPHCPGSGTRVGHVVFDARQRHLGAGRDKCEALSPRRLHREISNNSPEMAKAWGYQCVMRNLEKEGTNVHKE